A section of the Humulus lupulus chromosome 2, drHumLupu1.1, whole genome shotgun sequence genome encodes:
- the LOC133814565 gene encoding uncharacterized protein LOC133814565, with translation MEEFRPIILCNIAYKIISNCLANCLRGTLGEVISEYEGAFVGSRLFQDNAIVYEKKLFGNRSKVSFKLDMSKAYDKVEWKFVEAFMLKSGIDFKWVEKIIRCISLVSFRVFLNVLSNMILDAEEKWLIHGLRFGKENIQVFHLFFVNDNLILLKPREKNAEF, from the exons ATGGAAGAGTTTAGACCCATCATTTTGTGCAATATAGCATACAAAATTATTTCTAATTGCCTTGCCAACTGTTTGAGAGGCACATTGGGGGAGGTGATTTCAGAATATGAAGGTGCTTTTGTTGGCAGTAGATTGTTCCAGGACAATGCTATTGtgtatgaaaaaaaattatttggcaATAGATCGAAAGTTTCTTTCAAATTGGACATGTCAAAGGCATATGATAAAGTTGAATGGAAATTTGTAGAAGCGTTCATGCTGAAGTCGGGAATTGATTTCAAGTGGGTTGAAAAGATCATAAGGTGCATATCCTTGGTCTCGTTTAGAGTGTTTCTCAATG TTTTATCCAATATGATTCTTGATGCAGAGGAAAAATGGTTGATTCATGGGTTGAGATTTGGTAAAGAAAATATTCAAGTTTTTCACCTATTCTTTGTGAATGATAATTTAATCTTATTGAAGCCAAGAGAGAAGAATGCAGAGTTCTAA